The following proteins are co-located in the Haloarcula marismortui ATCC 43049 genome:
- a CDS encoding DNRLRE domain-containing protein — protein MDSSDRFERSATTTRRRVLKAAGAGVGLTALGTTASTGQQPDYWTVVALPDTQVYAKERTPYAKDQTQWIADNTAAENIAFVSHEGDVVDHGDDDAEWQYIDEAMSTLDGVVPYATVTGNHDYATLWDRNSSVAKYREYFGPSRYEGRDWFGGAGPSNGDEGRDNLNTYQLFSAGGYDFLHLALEWEPPGTVDDPSTPLGWGQSVLDQYPDRAAILTTHSYLRDKPQRRTRKLQEASEIGNTGQTVWEDLVSPNDQIFMVLCGHWHEGTGESGGEAHQVSTNDAGASVYELLANYQFRPNGGNGFMRRIEFRPGDGADAPDRIQVRTYSPSTGAEKTDSDSQFGFDLDFDARFGSSSKTPEPTETPKTPDGPTATFQQGTDGYSGTTDTMIRAADPETSYSTAETLSIDGSDPEGSGSSAQALLRFGSITGTESGQIPPGSDVKQATVTLETSDAGDGAAVHRLRTDWSADSTWASLDGGVQADGSQAVADAVARTGAVETGEISIDVTASVDAWVNGAQNAGWVFRPLGNDGWDIQSADNAIPPTLTVSYTPGETVAGDADGDGDVDTDDVDRIQRSVAGEDSDIDRDAADIDGDGDVDIGDAVSARNLAGDDQ, from the coding sequence ATGGACAGTAGCGACAGGTTCGAACGGTCGGCCACGACGACCAGACGACGGGTGCTCAAAGCCGCCGGTGCTGGCGTCGGCCTTACCGCGCTGGGAACCACCGCCAGTACCGGCCAGCAGCCGGACTACTGGACGGTCGTCGCACTGCCGGACACGCAGGTGTACGCCAAAGAGAGGACACCTTACGCCAAGGACCAGACGCAGTGGATCGCCGACAACACGGCCGCAGAGAACATCGCGTTCGTCAGCCACGAAGGCGATGTGGTCGACCACGGCGACGACGACGCGGAGTGGCAGTACATAGATGAGGCCATGTCCACGCTCGACGGGGTGGTCCCCTACGCCACCGTGACGGGCAATCACGACTACGCGACACTATGGGACCGGAATTCCTCTGTTGCCAAGTACCGGGAGTACTTCGGCCCGTCACGGTACGAGGGACGGGACTGGTTCGGCGGAGCGGGCCCGAGCAACGGTGACGAAGGTCGGGATAACCTCAACACCTACCAGCTGTTTTCGGCCGGCGGCTACGACTTCCTGCATCTCGCTTTAGAGTGGGAGCCACCGGGAACCGTAGACGACCCATCGACCCCACTTGGATGGGGCCAGAGCGTCCTCGACCAGTATCCGGACCGGGCGGCGATACTCACAACGCACTCGTATCTCCGCGACAAACCACAGCGACGGACCCGGAAGTTGCAGGAAGCGAGCGAAATCGGAAATACGGGTCAGACCGTCTGGGAAGACCTCGTCTCCCCAAACGACCAGATATTCATGGTCCTCTGTGGCCACTGGCACGAGGGCACAGGCGAGAGTGGCGGAGAGGCCCATCAGGTGTCAACAAACGACGCCGGCGCATCAGTGTACGAGTTACTGGCGAACTACCAGTTCCGACCCAACGGCGGGAACGGCTTCATGCGCCGCATCGAGTTCCGTCCCGGAGATGGGGCAGACGCGCCAGACCGGATTCAGGTTCGGACGTACTCGCCGAGTACGGGAGCCGAAAAGACCGACAGCGACTCGCAGTTCGGGTTCGACCTCGACTTCGACGCCCGGTTTGGGTCGTCGTCCAAGACGCCGGAGCCAACGGAGACGCCGAAAACGCCAGACGGACCGACGGCCACGTTCCAGCAGGGGACGGACGGCTACAGCGGGACAACTGATACGATGATACGCGCCGCTGATCCGGAGACGAGCTACAGCACCGCTGAAACACTGTCTATCGACGGCAGCGACCCAGAGGGGTCGGGCAGTAGCGCGCAGGCACTCCTCCGGTTCGGTAGTATCACCGGGACAGAGAGCGGGCAGATACCGCCCGGGTCGGACGTGAAACAGGCCACTGTAACGCTTGAGACGTCGGACGCAGGGGATGGCGCAGCGGTCCACCGACTGCGAACGGACTGGAGCGCTGATTCGACATGGGCGTCGCTGGACGGCGGCGTCCAGGCGGATGGGTCCCAGGCCGTCGCCGATGCGGTCGCACGGACCGGCGCGGTAGAAACAGGTGAGATTTCGATTGATGTAACGGCGAGCGTAGACGCGTGGGTTAACGGCGCACAGAACGCCGGATGGGTGTTTCGCCCGCTCGGGAACGACGGCTGGGATATCCAGAGCGCCGACAACGCCATACCACCGACGCTGACTGTCAGCTACACCCCCGGAGAAACCGTGGCCGGCGACGCCGACGGCGACGGTGACGTCGACACTGACGACGTAGACCGGATCCAGCGGTCGGTTGCCGGCGAGGACAGTGATATTGACCGGGACGCGGCAGACATCGACGGCGACGGTGACGTCGACATCGGCGATGCTGTTTCCGCCCGAAATCTGGCGGGGGACGACCAATGA
- a CDS encoding cohesin domain-containing protein produces MRTSRTLVVAVALTVVVGTLPIAVAALAPGSASAISLDDTVPEASGDALSVAPGETVTVQVWANATAVRGYQTNVTFDPTIAEIDSVAGSDDFDSPVTNVNNEAGWVAFNQLRSRETSDPVLAEITLTVPADAAGSTQLAFIEADTKLSNSDGETVAPAAFNSIELRVNNGSTTPTDTATPSGTDTATATETATDTNGGGDGNDTNGSDGSNDGGSSDNSDSNDSNNDDDNSGGGGGGGGAISPPEPSFSVINTSLNRTSVAPRQSVMVSGTIENAGDGDGTFEARVYDNGTVTGTNASVEIPNGEQRQVNLTVRFNSSGVHAVKLNTTSVGNVTVRAANSTTDGTTNATGNKTTTGTATVTVPSTPDSTASATVTDTKTATTSQAAGQTTASEAETGTTTPNPDTQTPTTDGSGPGFSLAAVVVSLSLLLGWLGYRREGEQ; encoded by the coding sequence ATGAGAACCAGCCGAACGCTTGTCGTCGCCGTTGCCCTCACGGTCGTGGTCGGAACGCTCCCGATAGCGGTCGCCGCACTGGCACCGGGGTCTGCAAGCGCGATTTCGCTCGATGACACAGTCCCGGAAGCATCCGGCGACGCGCTCTCCGTTGCTCCCGGTGAAACAGTCACCGTGCAGGTCTGGGCCAACGCAACAGCGGTGCGTGGCTACCAGACCAACGTTACGTTCGACCCCACCATCGCGGAGATCGACAGCGTTGCCGGCAGCGACGACTTCGACAGCCCCGTCACGAACGTGAACAACGAGGCCGGATGGGTGGCGTTCAATCAGCTTCGGTCCAGAGAGACGAGCGACCCTGTTCTCGCCGAAATCACGCTCACAGTGCCAGCAGATGCGGCCGGGTCCACACAACTCGCCTTCATCGAAGCGGACACGAAACTGTCGAACAGCGACGGCGAGACTGTCGCACCTGCAGCCTTCAACAGTATTGAGCTACGCGTCAACAATGGTTCGACGACTCCAACAGACACCGCGACACCGTCAGGAACAGACACGGCAACGGCTACCGAAACAGCGACCGACACTAATGGCGGCGGAGATGGAAACGATACCAACGGTTCTGACGGCAGCAACGACGGCGGTAGCAGTGACAATAGCGACAGCAACGATAGCAATAATGACGATGACAACAGCGGTGGGGGTGGGGGCGGAGGCGGTGCTATCTCCCCACCTGAACCATCGTTCTCGGTCATAAACACGTCGCTCAACAGAACATCGGTCGCGCCCAGACAGTCGGTCATGGTGTCTGGAACCATCGAGAATGCTGGTGACGGGGACGGGACGTTTGAGGCGCGTGTCTATGATAACGGAACAGTGACCGGGACGAACGCGAGCGTCGAAATCCCGAACGGAGAACAGCGTCAGGTGAACCTCACAGTCCGGTTCAACTCCTCCGGTGTCCACGCCGTGAAACTCAACACGACCAGTGTGGGTAACGTGACCGTTCGGGCGGCAAACAGTACGACGGACGGGACGACGAACGCAACCGGAAACAAGACGACGACTGGGACAGCAACCGTGACCGTACCATCCACGCCGGATTCGACGGCGTCGGCCACTGTAACCGACACCAAGACGGCCACCACATCACAGGCTGCTGGACAGACGACAGCTTCGGAGGCTGAGACCGGCACGACAACACCCAACCCGGATACGCAGACGCCAACAACGGACGGCTCCGGCCCCGGCTTCAGTCTCGCCGCCGTTGTCGTCTCGCTGTCGCTGCTGCTTGGCTGGCTCGGCTATCGACGGGAAGGAGAGCAGTGA
- a CDS encoding tyrosine-type recombinase/integrase — translation MSEDLMDLSPEEGIERFLRHREPSVRESTMRNAKTRLRFFNEWCEERDIENLNNLTGRDLADFVAWRRGDIAALTLQKQLSTIREALRYWADIEGVDDGLAEKVHAPELPDGAESREVHLSADRAHQILDFLHDYRYASRDHVVFLILWKTAMRRSALRSLDVDDLRPDDYALVLEHRIDEGTKLKNGEDGERWVYLGPSDYQVVDDYLDNPDRYERTDDYGRKPLITSQHGRPAGDTIYKWVNKLTQPCVLNGCPHDADPSDPSTCEALGSRAAHSKCPSSRSPHGLRRGSITYHLNSDVSPEIVSERCDVSLEVLYEHYDVRTNQEKMAVRKKQLERI, via the coding sequence ATGAGCGAGGATCTGATGGATCTCTCGCCGGAGGAAGGTATCGAGCGGTTCCTCCGACACCGCGAACCGTCCGTTCGCGAGAGTACGATGCGGAACGCGAAGACGCGACTCCGATTCTTCAACGAATGGTGTGAGGAGCGCGACATCGAGAACCTGAACAACCTCACTGGCCGCGATCTGGCTGACTTCGTGGCCTGGCGACGGGGTGACATCGCGGCGCTGACCCTCCAGAAGCAACTATCGACGATTCGTGAAGCGCTCCGATATTGGGCCGACATCGAGGGCGTCGACGATGGGCTGGCCGAGAAGGTCCATGCTCCCGAGCTGCCCGACGGAGCCGAAAGCCGCGAGGTCCATCTGAGCGCAGATCGGGCACACCAGATACTCGACTTTCTTCACGACTACCGTTACGCGAGCCGGGACCACGTTGTCTTCCTGATCCTATGGAAGACGGCAATGCGCCGGTCGGCCCTTCGGTCACTGGACGTTGACGACCTTCGGCCCGACGACTATGCGCTGGTGCTTGAGCACCGAATCGACGAGGGAACGAAACTCAAGAACGGTGAAGACGGCGAGCGGTGGGTCTACCTTGGTCCGAGTGATTACCAGGTCGTCGACGATTATCTCGACAACCCGGACCGCTACGAGCGAACCGACGACTACGGCCGGAAGCCACTCATCACCTCGCAGCACGGCCGGCCCGCAGGTGATACCATCTACAAGTGGGTGAACAAGCTCACCCAGCCGTGCGTTCTCAATGGCTGTCCACACGACGCCGACCCGTCGGACCCGTCGACCTGCGAGGCACTGGGTTCGCGTGCGGCCCACAGTAAATGCCCGTCTTCCCGGTCACCCCACGGACTCCGACGTGGCAGTATTACCTACCACCTGAACAGCGACGTGTCTCCGGAGATCGTCAGCGAGCGATGCGACGTATCGCTCGAAGTGCTGTACGAGCACTACGACGTGCGGACGAATCAGGAGAAAATGGCGGTTCGAAAGAAGCAACTGGAGCGAATCTAA
- a CDS encoding type IV toxin-antitoxin system AbiEi family antitoxin domain-containing protein, which translates to MTQTDEAILETIRDEGNMTPQALDDTFDIAAANYARDRLSELTRYGLVEKIGRGLYRLTDDGRAFLNEELDASELAPVEDAD; encoded by the coding sequence ATGACTCAGACTGACGAAGCAATTCTGGAAACGATTCGAGATGAAGGGAACATGACTCCCCAAGCTCTCGATGATACTTTCGACATAGCCGCTGCCAACTACGCCCGTGATCGACTCTCTGAGCTTACCCGGTACGGGCTGGTCGAGAAGATCGGGCGCGGTCTCTACCGACTGACCGATGACGGGCGTGCATTCCTCAACGAGGAACTCGACGCCAGCGAACTCGCACCTGTCGAAGACGCCGACTGA